In a single window of the Coffea eugenioides isolate CCC68of chromosome 3, Ceug_1.0, whole genome shotgun sequence genome:
- the LOC113766565 gene encoding uncharacterized protein LOC113766565, with protein sequence MEGLIPMVYRSIKKSTSRRHYEHLGSGTSTAPAAQSYNIADFYANGDDQDYVMMKGRYAAADHHHHHEKKVDDDGGFGIIYEEKVKGHQDFRHRRYKSFSVDYRGGSFTPENRTGTGAGAAQSKKLVRFRSHRFFSCVTGA encoded by the coding sequence ATGGAAGGTCTCATTCCAATGGTTTACAGGAGCATCAAGAAAAGCACGTCTCGGCGCCACTACGAACATCTGGGCTCAGGTACTAGCACTGCACCAGCAGCACAAAGCTACAACATTGCTGATTTTTATGCCAATGGTGATGATCAGGACTACGTGATGATGAAGGGACGATATGCTGCTGctgatcatcatcatcatcatgaGAAGAAGGTTGATGATGATGGCGGCTTCGGTATTATTTATGAAGAGAAAGTTAAGGGACACCAAGACTTCCGCCACCGGCGCTACAAGTCCTTCAGCGTTGATTATAGGGGCGGCAGTTTTACACCGGAGAATAGAACAGGAACAGGAGCAGGAGCAGCCCAGTCCAAGAAACTAGTGCGTTTCAGGAGCCATAGATTCTTCTCCTGCGTGACGGGTGCATAA
- the LOC113766563 gene encoding mediator of RNA polymerase II transcription subunit 4-like, with translation MSTDSYPSSSKEILTLFTNLQTQLFEAVAELQEILDLQDGKQKLSHEIRSKDAAILALASKLKEAEQVLDNLVDDYSDYRRSKRSKSEDVAEDSSTTTVASQLKLSDILSYAHRISYTTFAPPEFGAGQAPLRGALPPAPQEEQMRASQLYAFADLDVGLPKTDEHKKKIIEPLIETPVGQPAEPNPLANLAGMQGLLPPNIAVPSGWKPGMPVELPSDLPILPPPGWKPGDPVALPPLDSLPVPPRIEEQQPQHIPPPMLTKAPEPIQVLHVQLDIDDDSSDYSSDVGSSDSED, from the exons atgtcaacag ATTCTTATCCTTCTTCCTCCAAAGAAATTCTCACTCTTTTCACAAACCTTCAAACTCAGCTATTTGAAGCTGTTGCAGAGCTCCAAGAAATTCTTGATCTTCAAGATGGAAAACAGAAACTCTCACATGAAATCAGGTCAAAAGATGCTGCAATTCTTGCACTTGCAAGCAAGCTCAAAGAAGCTGAGCAGGTTCTTGACAACCTTGTGGATGATTACTCAGATTATCGCCGTTCAAAACGGTCCAAGTCAGAAGATGTTGCAGAAGATTCTTCAACCACCACTGTGGCATCTCAGCTGAAGCTTTCTGATATATTGTCGTATGCCCATAGGATAAGCTACACTACTTTTGCACCACCAGAATTTGGTGCTGGACAGGCTCCTCTCCGTGGGGCACTCCCACCTGCTCCACAGGAGGAGCAAATGCGGGCATCCCAACTGTACGCTTTTGCTGATCTTGATGTTGGTTTACCAAAAACAGATGAGCATAAGAAGAAAATTATAGAGCCATTGATCGAAACTCCTGTTGGGCAACCAGCAGAGCCAAATCCACTGGCCAATCTAGCTGGAATGCAGGGTCTGCTTCCACCTAATATTGCTGTGCCATCAGGATGGAAACCTGGAATGCCCGTGGAGTTGCCCAGTGATCTACCTATTCTTCCTCCACCTGGTTGGAAACCTGGTGATCCAGTGGCACTCCCCCCATTGGATTCTCTTCCTGTACCTCCTAGAATTGAAGAGCAACAACCTCAGCATATCCCCCCTCCAATGCTTACAAAGGCACCCGAGCCTATACAAGTTCTGCATGTGCAGCTTGACATTGACGATGACAGTAGTGATTATAGCAGTGATGTTGGTAGCTCTGACAGTGAAGATTAG
- the LOC113766562 gene encoding putative disease resistance protein RGA3, which produces MADALLGPVVEVLVEKAINLASEQIGRFVAFKKDLEKLRDTLTLIQALLHDAEERQVTQQFVKRWLEKLERVAFDAGNLLDDINYEMIRRKVEIQNQMKRKVCFFFSLSNPIAFRCKMANKIQKISMDLERINQEALGFGLQPQIGARDAPRVLLKNRETASVTIDVSFVGRENNVSEIVKKLAAPNNDETISVLPIVGMGGIGKTALARNVFNDPKIKEHFEKSMWVCVSDDFNANRLFKLMLESLEVPMTGVESKEAKVNRLKGSLDGKRYLLVLDDVWNKDSGLWNEFLGSLRGTSQAMGSWILVTTRERQVATITRISSPQDCSLKELSPDHCWLILKANALGARKVPNRQQEDIGFKIAEKCRGLPLAASVLGGMLRNKEIDEWQKLESGLQRGENNGIDEILKLSFDHLPYPSLKKCLAYCSIFPKDFQMGKDQLIQLWAAEGFLYSNPRNNNMCMEEVGNMYFTILLDSNLFQDAEEDGSKTLRLTESGSDDQGTFPIQYLALERSGEEMPFPPSERFKCITTLFLLEDRSLNDREISFFMLRVLSLRSSSVEELPKSIGKLTHLRYLDLSRPSIKIMPDSLCRLYHLQTLRVEGCESLTKFPENFTNFQFEAL; this is translated from the exons ATGGCGGATGCACTACTTGGTCCCGTTGTAGAAGTTCTAGTGGAGAAGGCAATAAATTTGGCTTCTGAACAAATTGGCCGGTTTGTTGCATTCAAGAAAGACTTGGAGAAACTGAGGGATACGTTGACTCTGATCCAGGCTCTCCTTCATGATGCAGAGGAAAGACAGGTGACTCAACAATTCGTGAAGCGTTGGCTGGAGAAGCTTGAACGTGTGGCTTTCGATGCTGGTAATCTGTTGGATGACATCAACTATGAGATGATCCGGCGCAAAGTTGAGATTCAAAACCAAATGAAGAGGAAGGTATGCTTCTTCTTCTCACTCTCCAATCCCATTGCATTTCGTTGCAAAATGGCCAACAAAATTCAGAAAATCAGTATGGATTTGGAAAGAATCAATCAAGAAGCATTGGGCTTTGGCCTCCAGCCACAGATTGGAGCTAGAGATGCGCCTCGTGTTCTTCTAAAGAATAGGGAGACTGCCTCTGTTACTATTGATGTGAGTTTTGTTGGAAGAGAAAATAATGTCTCAGAAATAGTAAAAAAGTTGGCTGCCCCAAATAATGATGAAACTATCTCCGTTCTCCCTATAGTAGGGATGGGCGGGATCGGGAAGACTGCATTGGCTCGAAATGTTTTTAATGATCCAAAGATTAAAGAACATTTTGAGAAGAGCATGTGGGTATGCGTGTCGGATGATTTCAATGCCAATAGGCTTTTTAAGTTGATGCTAGAATCATTGGAAGTACCAATGACCGGAGTTGAGAGTAAGGAAGCCAAAGTCAATCGGCTTAAGGGCTCATTGGATGGTAAAAGGTATCTACTGGTCTTGGACGATGTTTGGAATAAGGATTCCGGACTATGGAATGAGTTTCTTGGGTCTTTAAGGGGTACTAGCCAAGCCATGGGGAGCTGGATTCTTGTGACCACTCGTGAgcgacaagtggcaaccatcacGAGAATTTCTTCTCCTCAAGATTGTTCCTTGAAAGAATTATCACCTGATCATTGTTGGCTCATTCTCAAAGCAAATGCATTGGGTGCTAGGAAAGTGCCAAATAGACAGCAAGAAGATATAGGGTTCAAGATTGCAGAAAAATGCCGAGGCTTACCATTAGCTGCAAGCGTTCTCGGGGGCATGCTGCGCAACAAGGAAATAGATGAATGGCAGAAATTAGAGAGTGGGCTTCAAAGAGGTGAAAATAATGGcattgatgaaattttgaagtTGAGCTTTGATCATCTGCCATATCCATCTCTTAAAAAGTGTCTTGCATATTGTTCAATTTTTCCCAAGGATTTTCAAATGGGAAAGGATCAACTGATCCAACTTTGGGCGGCAGAAGGATTTCTTTATTCAAATCCAAGAAACAATAATATGTGTATGGAGGAAGTTGGTAACatgtattttaccattttgttGGATAGTAACTTGTTTCAAGATGCAGAGGAGGATGG TTCTAAAACTTTGAGGTTGACAGAGTCTGGAAGTGATGACCAGGGGACGTTTCCCATCCAGTATCTTGCACTGGAGAGAAGTGGAGAAGAAATGCCATTTCCTCCCTCTGAAAGGTTCAAGTGTATTACAACATTATTTTTGTTGGAAGACAGATCACTTAATGATAGAGAGATATCATTTTTTATGTTGCGAGTTTTGAGTTTAAGGTCATCAAGTGTCGAGGAGCTTCCTAAATCAATTGGGAAGCTAACTCATTTGCGGTACCTTGATTTATCCAGACCTTCAATCAAAATAATGCCAGACTCTCTTTGTCGACTTTATCATTTGCAGACATTAAGAGTTGAAGGTTGCGAATCATTGACAAAGTTTCCAGAAAATTTCACGAATTTCCAATTTGAGGCACTTTGA
- the LOC113765425 gene encoding putative disease resistance protein At3g14460 produces the protein MSSLRSLHLERLNGITSIGPSFYGESTIHSGSGSQSPLKLFPALEHFILRYAHNLTEWTEAEVHDRELMVFPVLETIEIENCPRLATFPSHFPSLKKLHIYRTKNGSAVMKYIRRGVSTLTSLCLLFVNGFTELPNMLFQNNPNVPQTLEGPNSQTVLELSQPHTCIDNSATQRLVGLESLEKLEISLCDSLKSISFPKGDKYLTALRELKISYCDRFSRLSIPQLTESEWDSTPRPSLSATSPPPLLLLEKLKVDCCPDLISFPIDLTRTPSLSTLVISYCPKLTDLPKGKLCSLTSLRTLSIGPFSETTELHSFLYLFDALPPPHPYFPSLSELFLRGWSHWESLPEQLQGLSALTTLFLEGFGVKSLPDWFGKLSSLERLCLLDCKKLENLPSHQSMRSLTRLRKLESDGCPLLKERCKPKSSSSSTTESNSEWSKISGIPQIEIDEQQIRG, from the coding sequence ATGTCCTCCCTCAGATCTCTTCACTTGGAAAGACTTAATGGCATAACAAGCATAGGACCTTCTTTTTATGGAGAATCGACCATACATAGTGGAAGCGGCAGTCAAAGTCCCCTAAAATTGTTTCCAGCACTTGAACATTTCATTCTAAGGTACGCGCACAATTTGACTGAATGGACGGAAGCAGAAGTTCATGATAGAGAATTGATGGTATTTCCTGTCCTTGAGACGATAGAGATTGAAAATTGCCCCAGACTAGCAACTTTTCCAAGTCATTTTCCAAGTCTCAAGAAATTGCACATCTATCGGACTAAGAATGGGTCAGCAGTAATGAAATATATCCGAAGAGGAGTTAGCACTCTCACTAGTCTTTGCCTTTTGTTTGTGAATGGGTTCACTGAGCTACCAAATATGTTATTTCAAAACAATCCAAATGTTCCTCAAACTTTAGAAGGTCCAAATTCCCAAACAGTACTTGAGTTGAGCCAACCACACACTTGCATTGACAATAGTGCTACTCAACGTTTGGTTGGTCTTGAGTCCCTTGAGAAATTAGAAATTTCCCTGTGCGATTCACTCAAGTCGATTTCATTCCCCAAGGGAGACAAGTACCTCACTGCCTTGCGCGAATTAAAAATTTCCTATTGCGATAGGTTTTCCCGCTTGTCCATCCCCCAGCTAACTGAGTCAGAGTGGGATTCCACTCCTCGGCCCTCCCTCTCCGCtacttctcctcctcctcttctacTTCTCGAGAAATTGAAAGTAGACTGCTGCCCCGATCTGATCTCCTTTCCAATTGATTTAACCCGAACACCTTCTCTCTCTACCCTGGTCATATCATATTGTCCCAAATTAACGGACTTGCCCAAGGGGAAGCTTTGTTCTCTTACAAGCTTGAGAACCTTATCGATTGGACCATTCTCAGAAACCACAGAGTTGCATTCCTTCCTATACCTCTTTGATGCTCTCCCACCACCGCACCCCTACTTCCCCTCCCTTTCGGAATTATTTCTGCGTGGATGGTCTCATTGGGAATCTCTGCCCGAGCAACTTCAGGGCCTCTCTGCCCTAACAACTCTTTTTTTAGAAGGTTTTGGAGTGAAATCATTGCCCGATTGGTTTGGGAAGCTTTCGTCACTTGAACGACTTTGTCTCTTGGATTGTAAAAAGCTAGAGAATTTACCCTCTCACCAATCTATGAGAAGCCTCACCAGACTAAGAAAGCTGGAGAGTGACGGGTGTCCCCTTCTAAAGGAAAGATGTAAACCAAAGAGCAGCAGTAGCAGCACCACCGAATCCAATTCTGAGTGGTCGAAGATCTCCGGCATTCCCCAAATTGAAATTGATGAGCAGCAAATCAGAGGCTAA